The Corynebacterium renale genome includes a region encoding these proteins:
- a CDS encoding cold-shock protein has product MPVGKVKWYDAEKGFGFASNPGDEDVFVSRQVLPKGVDELFPGQRIEFDFASGRKGPQALRIKVLDAPRKPQHKYTPEQLNSMIQDLFTVLESAVQPELRNGRFPDRKQGRQVAEILRAVAKELDA; this is encoded by the coding sequence ATGCCAGTGGGCAAGGTGAAATGGTATGACGCAGAGAAGGGATTCGGATTCGCATCGAACCCAGGCGACGAAGACGTCTTTGTCAGCCGACAGGTTCTTCCCAAGGGAGTAGATGAACTGTTCCCAGGACAGCGCATCGAATTCGATTTCGCCTCTGGGCGCAAAGGCCCGCAGGCGCTGCGCATCAAAGTTTTAGATGCCCCGCGTAAGCCACAACACAAGTACACGCCAGAGCAGCTGAATTCTATGATTCAGGACCTGTTTACTGTCTTGGAATCTGCCGTGCAGCCGGAGCTGCGTAATGGGCGTTTCCCGGATCGAAAGCAGGGCCGTCAGGTGGCGGAGATTCTCCGGGCTGTGGCTAAGGAGCTTGACGCTTAA
- a CDS encoding DUF2771 domain-containing protein yields MARTSSSKKNIRQILALVVAVVVVLGVVFAATSWWNSRPGRQPQDVSVTAHVGDQSTDVFPYMLFEPGVEPNEGEPTVVELGPDEKMTLDIPREIHNHDWQLLTIYDDPAANEQQLFAGYDSDSVTVAGSLDPLTEGGPRPRLVVVEISSVLIGTDASGEETPYTTYWSIATGA; encoded by the coding sequence ATGGCGCGCACTTCATCTTCGAAGAAAAATATCCGGCAGATTCTTGCCCTCGTGGTTGCCGTTGTTGTGGTCTTGGGCGTGGTTTTCGCGGCGACGTCGTGGTGGAATTCGCGCCCTGGCCGCCAACCTCAGGACGTGTCGGTGACTGCTCACGTTGGGGATCAGTCCACTGACGTATTCCCTTACATGCTTTTTGAGCCAGGCGTGGAGCCTAACGAGGGTGAGCCGACCGTGGTGGAGCTGGGCCCTGACGAGAAGATGACCTTGGACATCCCCCGCGAGATCCATAATCATGATTGGCAGTTGCTCACCATTTACGATGATCCGGCGGCTAACGAGCAGCAGCTTTTCGCAGGCTATGACTCGGATTCGGTGACGGTTGCCGGTTCGCTAGATCCCCTCACGGAAGGTGGCCCGCGCCCGCGATTGGTCGTCGTGGAGATTTCGTCTGTTCTCATTGGCACGGACGCCAGCGGCGAGGAAACCCCCTACACCACGTACTGGTCCATTGCGACGGGCGCATAA
- a CDS encoding YczE/YyaS/YitT family protein has translation MVWRVFLLLVGIGIMSFGVSLTVVAGIGTTTNSSLPVALAAITDLSVGQLTIVFNFVYVAVQILLLRSRYQWIQLLQLVTGLIFGLLIDATAPLVEPLRPEHYWQELGLALIGVVGMGIGIGMQVGANLINLPGEGFVVAITSALRRRFGPRPRLHFGTVKTVSDLVHVAVAAALGLIFLGHLEGVREATIIAALSLGAISKTVLNRLPHYPPIVRPKE, from the coding sequence ATGGTCTGGCGCGTATTTTTGCTCCTTGTCGGCATTGGAATAATGTCGTTTGGCGTCTCGCTGACGGTGGTCGCGGGTATCGGAACCACGACGAATTCATCGCTGCCGGTAGCGCTAGCCGCGATTACAGATTTGAGCGTCGGGCAGTTGACCATCGTGTTCAATTTTGTGTACGTCGCTGTACAGATTCTGCTGCTCCGCAGCCGCTACCAGTGGATTCAGCTCCTGCAATTGGTTACTGGCCTGATTTTTGGCTTGCTTATCGACGCCACCGCTCCCCTCGTCGAGCCACTGCGGCCCGAACATTACTGGCAGGAACTAGGCCTCGCCCTGATTGGTGTTGTGGGGATGGGGATAGGAATCGGCATGCAGGTCGGCGCGAATCTGATTAATTTGCCCGGTGAGGGTTTCGTCGTGGCAATTACCTCCGCGCTGCGCCGACGGTTCGGCCCCCGCCCACGACTCCATTTTGGCACCGTGAAGACCGTGAGCGACCTTGTGCACGTAGCCGTCGCCGCAGCGTTGGGCCTGATTTTCCTCGGCCATCTTGAAGGCGTGCGCGAAGCCACGATTATTGCCGCATTGTCGCTGGGCGCAATTTCGAAGACCGTCCTGAACCGGCTCCCCCACTATCCCCCGATTGTGCGCCCGAAAGAATAA